A window from Rhea pennata isolate bPtePen1 chromosome 1, bPtePen1.pri, whole genome shotgun sequence encodes these proteins:
- the ADGRG7 gene encoding LOW QUALITY PROTEIN: adhesion G-protein coupled receptor G7 (The sequence of the model RefSeq protein was modified relative to this genomic sequence to represent the inferred CDS: inserted 6 bases in 5 codons; deleted 1 base in 1 codon; substituted 8 bases at 8 genomic stop codons), whose product MRASVVFINIFIDDTVGTFSKAEDSTELGSKREVWLTHLTTELPPRVTSRTGLRETSQHPVRSSANLCAWGIGNSSIAIWMCSRVGKTPTLQLHEILNCNENLDSIFXQAETAELSNISAIAGNTQILTSMPDQLTXQSISTAANIAVKILKKPNISEDPQASVAVMAKVSQLLDANETEFKHNNLLNVTASLTRIMEEFSLTSNITHSNTAIQSVPLKLNPSMILFSAQRGTGLGYFQSTKLEIQENVPGLIGDLNTEVQILLNIIYYSNDSSSDNGKAGFVLCQNDKFFQLRIYKSCSSFSEXIMSGSTEGGSISGVELAFSSKYNTSELQLHDHACVFWDYTTNDWSITGCKKEGDQLLRLRCNHTTNFAVLMAFQIKYNYAKPSEYISYAGIGLSMXGLVITILFQIFTRKTQKSSITWMLVSLCFSLLIFNIILISGIENXNTRNHGSDTTRYDQQYQTYNTTNNILLTSDLADLSAGSWCTIVAVLXHYFLLATFMQTAXNSAQLYLLLLRAMKPLPGFFIVTIPVIGWGISAIVVAITLGATYREXKALNYQXRELCWPAALNEKQKFHHGEAYFAVIPIASSTHILFIIFINITISVIXRDNTNLTRFLFVCLFFMNKKDXLMKKMIVIISTVVVLVITWTVGYLMLINHXETSLIFSYVFCILNANQLFFKSDHTDQSLLVLSVKGKLWAFIYSTGSQVCILYNLRWLISKXKVSEVSPVFSELEIPVYLRSKTYYVSKSYLAKHARETFRPSETFSEDISLSTLSNCR is encoded by the exons ATGAGGGCCAGTGTTGTCTTCATCAATATCTTCATTGATGACACAGTAGGAACCTTCAGTAAAGCTGAGGACAGTACTGAACTTGGCAGCAAGAGGGAGGTATGGTTGACACACTTAACGACAGAGCTTCCACCCAGAGTGACCTCAAGAACTGGACTGAGAGAAACCTCACAGCACCCAGTAAGGTCCAGTGCAAATCTCTGCGCTTGGGGCATTG GTAACAGTTCAATAGCAATCTGGATGTGCTCCAGAGTGGGAAAAACTCCTACTTTGCAACTCCACGAAATTCTGAATTGTAATGAAAATCTGGACT CAATTTTCTAACAAGCTGAAACTGCAGAGTTGAGTAATATTTCAGCTATTGCAGGTAACACACAGATCCTTACTTCCATGCCAGACCAACTAAC GCAGAGTATTTCCACTGCTGCTAATATTGCAGTGAAGATCCTGAAAAagccaaatatttcagaagaccCTCAG GCATCTGTGGCAGTAATGGCTAAAGTGAGTCAACTCCTGGATGCTaatgaaacagaatttaaacACAATAATCTCCTCAATGTTACAGCAAG CCTCACAAGAATAAtggaagaattttctttgaCCAGCAACATCACCCACTCCAACACTGCAATCCAGTCAGTCCCACTGAAATTAAACCCATCTATGATTCTATTTTCTGCACAGAGAG GTACGGGACTGGGATATTTTCAGTCAACAAAactagaaatacaagaaaatgtCCCTGGCCTTATTGGAGATCTCAATACTGAAGTTCAGATACTGCTCAACATTATATATTACAGTAA TGACAGTTCATCGGACAATGGAAAAGCTGGTTTTGTCCTGTGTCAAAATGACAAATTCTTCCAGTTGAGGATTTATAAGAGTTGCAGTagt ttttctgaataaatcaTGTCTGGCAGCACTGAAGGTGGAAGTATCAGTGGTGTTGAACTAGCCTTCAGCTCAAAG TACAACACATCAGAGCTTCAGCTGCATGATCATGCCTGTGTCTTTTGGGACTATACCACCAATGACTGGAGTATCACAGGCTGTAAAAAAGAAGGGGACCAACTCTTGAGACTCAGGTGTAACCACACTACTAATTTTGCTGTCCTGAT GGCCTTCCAGATCAAATATAATTATGCAAAGCCTTCGGAGTATATCTCTTACGCTGGTATTGGATTGTCCA TTGGTCTGGTCATTACCATTTTGTTTCAGATCTTCACTAG GAAAACTCAGAAGTCCTCAATAACATGGATGTTAGTGAGTCTCTGCTTCTCTCTACTAATTTTTAACATCATCTTAATCTCTGGAATTGAGAATTGAAATACCAGGAATCATGGCAGTGATACTACCAGATATGACCAGCAATATCAGACTTACAATACCACCAATAATATCTTACTCACCTCTGATCTGGCAGATCTTTCTGCAGGCTCTTGGTGTACAATTGTGGCAGTCC GGCATTACTTTTTGTTGGCAACATTTATGCAGACAG CCAATTCTGCACAATTGTACTTACTGCTGCTTAGAGCCATGAAGCCACTTCCTGGATTCTTCATTGTAACCATACCAGTAATTGGATGGGG AATCTCTGCTATAGTTGTTGCCATAACACTTGGAGCTACTTACAGAGAATGAAAAGCATTAAACTACCAATAGAGAGAACT TTGCTGGCCTGCAGCActgaatgaaaagcagaaatttcacCATGGAGAAGCCTACTTTGCAGTCATTCCTATTGCTAGTAGCACTCATATCCTGTTTATCATCTTCATCAACATCACAATCTCTGTGATATAGAGGGATAACACAAATTTGACAAG atttttgtttgtttgtttgttttttatgaataaaaaggaTTAACTCATGAAAAAGATGATTGTCATTATCTCTACAGTTGTAGTGCTAGTGATCACCTGGACAGTAGGCTACCTGATGCTAATAAATCACTAGGAAACAAGTCTCATTTTCAGCTATGTGTTCTGCATTTTGAATGCTAACCag CTGTTTTTCAAGTCAGATCATACTGATCAATCTCTTCTGGTTTTATCAGTAAAAGGCAAACTCTGGGCTTTCATTTACTCCACAGGGAGTCAGGTTTGTATTCTGTACAATTTGAGATGGCTAATCTCCA CAAAAGTTTCTGAAGTGTCTCCTGTTTTCTCAGAGCTAGAGATACCAGTGTATCTGCGTTCAAAAACTTACTATGTTTCAAAATCATATCTTGCAAAACATGCAAGGGAAACTTTCAGACCATCCGAAACTTTCTCAGAAGATATTTCTTTGTCCACCTTATCTAACTGCAGGTAA